A genome region from Pseudomonadota bacterium includes the following:
- a CDS encoding CbbQ/NirQ/NorQ/GpvN family protein — protein sequence MTDIPYYREVRNEKDVFRAAWQSRRAVMLKGPTGCGKTRFVEAMAAELKRPLITVSCNEDLTAADLLGRYLLKGGDTQWMDGTLTRAVRMGGICYLDEIVEARADTTVAIHALTDHRREMFIDRLGEQLSAPPEFMMVVSYNPGYQSILKDLKPSTRQRMISIELGFPPADIEIEVVIKESGVDEANAQDLVRLAGAIRELDIPGLPEVSSTRTVIAAADLIRAGLSLKEAVKAGMIGPLCDDPLIDRSLMQLVSTYIS from the coding sequence ATGACCGATATTCCATATTACAGAGAAGTCCGCAATGAGAAGGATGTTTTCAGAGCCGCATGGCAAAGCCGTCGTGCGGTAATGCTCAAGGGGCCTACCGGCTGTGGCAAGACGCGCTTTGTCGAAGCAATGGCGGCGGAGCTTAAGCGCCCTTTAATTACAGTATCCTGTAATGAAGATCTGACTGCCGCAGACCTGCTTGGCCGTTACCTGTTAAAGGGCGGCGATACTCAGTGGATGGACGGGACGTTAACCCGTGCGGTACGTATGGGGGGAATCTGCTATCTTGATGAGATCGTTGAAGCCAGAGCCGACACGACGGTTGCCATCCATGCGCTTACCGATCATCGGCGTGAAATGTTTATTGATCGTCTTGGTGAACAGTTGTCGGCGCCGCCTGAGTTCATGATGGTTGTATCGTATAACCCCGGCTATCAAAGCATCTTGAAGGACTTGAAGCCCTCTACACGCCAGCGGATGATATCTATCGAACTTGGTTTCCCACCCGCGGACATAGAGATAGAGGTGGTTATTAAGGAATCGGGGGTTGACGAGGCGAACGCCCAAGACCTTGTACGCCTGGCCGGCGCCATTCGCGAATTGGATATACCCGGATTGCCTGAGGTGTCCTCAACCCGTACAGTAATAGCAGCGGCCGACTTAATAAGGGCTGGTCTCTCGCTTAAAGAAGCTGTCAAGGCGGGCATGATAGGTCCGCTTTGCGATGATCCGTTGATTGACAGAAGTTTAATGCAACTTGTTTCTACCTACATCTCATGA
- a CDS encoding spirocyclase AveC family protein → MVEKYDVPSIPKPRPAVVWWAWIGGAWLVFWAYVLTRWVTGPYFTPVPTGEVAPPTWMHNLFIGMQCFGPVFIILMSYFYVFKPWRRNRTIPLDGLLFIGFMFFSLQDAGSNYLGVWYTFNSHMFNMGSYYNEIPGWLGFGRPGAVVPYALLHHPTQYATGMFGFCAIGAWVMNWGRKRFNWGPVKLCLLMFPFMMLFDLIIEGAFQTLGLYTMAGGKYSFFPDTYEKFPLIELPFVALLCSPVVALRYFKNDKGETLVERGINSMVMSDWKKQLMRLLAIIGVLQCIYLFCYNIPIAMLMGSNPGTWPTDVTSRPYWNDGMCGAGTDRICPGPGVPLTQYAWVTTLPEGQPVPEEDWTSRAGEPATGKALSMRGERLKNPEFSDGKCRPFNSKFLGYSEDRCDTLFCIEGIKPNIPDWNWW, encoded by the coding sequence ATGGTAGAAAAATATGATGTTCCGTCAATACCCAAGCCGCGGCCGGCAGTCGTGTGGTGGGCATGGATCGGGGGTGCCTGGCTGGTGTTCTGGGCCTACGTGCTGACCCGCTGGGTGACCGGGCCGTACTTCACACCCGTGCCGACCGGAGAGGTTGCCCCGCCGACCTGGATGCACAATTTGTTCATCGGAATGCAGTGTTTTGGGCCAGTGTTCATCATCCTTATGTCGTACTTCTACGTCTTCAAGCCGTGGCGCCGCAATCGCACCATCCCGTTAGATGGTCTGCTGTTCATCGGGTTCATGTTCTTTTCGCTGCAGGACGCAGGCTCGAACTACTTAGGCGTCTGGTACACGTTCAACTCGCACATGTTCAACATGGGGTCATACTACAACGAAATCCCAGGCTGGCTGGGGTTCGGCCGGCCCGGGGCGGTAGTGCCGTATGCGCTATTACATCACCCGACGCAGTACGCGACCGGTATGTTCGGCTTCTGTGCCATCGGTGCCTGGGTCATGAACTGGGGCCGGAAACGATTTAACTGGGGGCCGGTAAAGCTGTGCCTGTTAATGTTCCCGTTTATGATGCTGTTTGACCTCATTATCGAAGGGGCGTTCCAAACCCTTGGCTTATATACGATGGCCGGAGGGAAATACTCGTTTTTCCCCGACACCTACGAAAAATTCCCATTAATCGAGCTACCTTTCGTAGCATTGCTATGCAGCCCGGTTGTGGCACTGCGCTACTTCAAGAATGACAAGGGGGAAACGCTCGTTGAGCGCGGGATCAATTCGATGGTCATGAGCGATTGGAAAAAGCAGCTGATGCGGTTGCTGGCAATCATCGGCGTCCTCCAGTGCATATATCTCTTCTGCTACAACATCCCGATTGCCATGCTCATGGGTTCTAATCCGGGGACGTGGCCGACCGACGTTACGTCTCGTCCATACTGGAACGACGGCATGTGCGGTGCCGGAACTGACCGTATATGTCCCGGCCCCGGAGTGCCGCTTACCCAGTATGCGTGGGTAACCACCTTGCCGGAGGGACAGCCTGTGCCGGAGGAAGACTGGACTTCAAGAGCCGGCGAACCTGCTACCGGGAAAGCCCTCAGTATGAGGGGCGAGAGATTGAAAAATCCGGAGTTCAGTGATGGTAAGTGTCGCCCGTTTAATAGCAAGTTTCTTGGCTACAGTGAAGACAGGTGCGACACGTTATTTTGCATTGAAGGAATAAAACCGAATATACCCGACTGGAACTGGTGGTGA